The following nucleotide sequence is from Sphingopyxis sp. MWB1.
CTTCTGTGCAGCCATGGAAGCGGGAGGTCACTATCCAATTGACTAAGCACAAGTATATGCCATTCGGCGCACGTCGGGCCGTTGCTCGAATCGTTGGCGGACGACCGAACCGCGCCCGGTTTCTGCCGGGATCCCCTATATTGGAGGCGCCATGCGCACCACACCTCCCCCCCGCGACGCCGAAATTTCCTTTCGCCGTATCACCGCGCTGAATGTATGCGAGGTCAGCGAATTGAGCGAGACGCTGCCCGACGAGCAGCGCGAGGCAGTCGCCGACAATGGCACATCCATCGCCGAGGGATTTTGTTCGCAAAATGCTTGGTTTCGCGCGATCTACGCCGATGAAATTCTCATCGGCTTCATCATGTTGCACAAGGGTTATGATTGGGACGACGGGATCGAATGCCCCGGCGTGTATCTGTGGCGTTTCATGATCGCCCATCCCTTTCAGAAGCGTGGATTTGGCCGCCGGGCCATCGAGATCGTCATCACCCATCTTAAAACCGAAGGGTGGCGTGAACTATACACCAGCTATGGATTGGGGGTCGGAAGTCCCAAGGAATTCTATAAAAGTCTGGGCTTTGAACCGACCGGCGATCATTATGGAGAGGAACCGGAAGCGGTTCTGCGATTCAGCGACATTTGATCCCGTCGCCTTTGACAAGGGAGAGGCGGTAAGCCTGTCTTATGGCGCTCTCCCCTATCAAAATTTGCGCACACTATACCAAGGTCTTTCTCCGGGATTCGCGGCGCCGGCGCAGCCAGCGGAAGTCGGCGCGGCTGAAGCTTTTGAACAGAAGATAAAAGCCGGTCCCCGACAGCCATAGCGTCCCGAAGGCGACGAAGATGATCAGCGGGTGGTTGAAGCTGGAGCGGTTCAAATAATCCATATTGTGCAGCATCCAGAAAAAATCCCATGTCCGCCAGGCATCGCCGCGCATGACGAGAAATTCGCCGGTTTCGGCCGAAATATAGGCGCTGCTGTTGGCTGGGTCGGCGAAATCGACCCGCCACATCGGCCCCTGATGATCGCGCGCCTCCAGGTTGGGTTTTGCGAGCAATCGCGTTTCGCGCACCGGCGCCTCGTTCATCATCGCGGCGACGCTTTCCGCCAAGGCGGCATCGACCTGCACCTGCCTTCCATCGAGAGCGTCGAACAATTGCACCTGCCCCGCGGTCCGCAATTCATACACGGGCCGCATGGCAAGATCCCGCAGCACAAGGCCCGTGGCTTCCCCGGCGCGGGGCAAGGCCGAAGGGGCGATATAGCTTCCCTCTGCCAAGGCATGGCTGTGCCCCATGCCCGATGCATGGGCGCGCACCTGATCCTTGTCGAGCAGCGCCATCACCGATCCGCTGAGCGACCAGAGCAGAAATTGGAGGCCGAGGATCAGCCCCACCCATTTATGGATGCGGCGAAAGAAAAGCGGCGTCAGACGAATTTTCTTCATGTCTTTTTCCTCCGGCGACGGGGGAAGGACCAGATGAGCAGCCAGGCGCCGGTGGCAGCCATGGCAAAGGCGCTCCACGTCGCCACTCTCAGCAGCGGATTGTTCACGTCGCTGCGTTCATCATAGTCCATGATGTGCAGCATCCAGGCGAAGTCGAAGATGCGCCAGAGCGCATGGCGGCGCGAAATCAGCTCGCCAGTATCGGGCGACAGATAAAGGATCGGACGGTTCCAGCCTTCAAACTCCACCGCCCAATAGGGCGGCTTTCGCGATTGCATTTCGATAGGGGCCGTTGTCAGCAATTTGACCGACACAATCGCGCCATCGCTGGCATAGATACGGCGGGCTTGTTCGCGTATCTGTATCTCGCTGGGGCGGGCGAGGGGTTCGCCCGACCGCGCATCGAACAGCCGTGGACCCTCCGGTGTTTGCGCGCGCCACACCGGCCGTTCCAGAAAGCGCTGCAAGCGAATTTCCGAAACGCCGGGCACAGCAGCAACGAGCCGTGAAGGCGGCGCGAGACCGGCAAGGTCAAAGGGCGCAGCCGGTGCCTCGCGCACCAGATGATCGCCATGGATGATGTCGATATGCACCGCGACCATGTAAAAACCCGTGACGGTCCAGATCAGCGCCTGAACGCCCACGAAGAGCGCCAGCCATTTATGGGTCCGCCGGACGAGCAGCGGCCATCTGATTTTCATGTCCCTGCCCCTTGTCAGAAAGCGGTACGGAAACCGGCGTAGAAGCGGCGTCCGAGCAGGTCATAAGTCATGGTGTCGGTGTTGGCATCGGTATAGCTCTGGATGAAGGGCGCTTTACGGTTGAACATATTGTCCACCCCAATCTGGAAGCGTGTCCGGTCATCCACCGCATAGGCGAGCTGGAGATTGTGGTAGAAGATGTTCGGTGTGCGATAGCCGATGTCACCGGGGTCGGCGTTGAAATCGGTCGCCTTGCCGATCCATTGGGTGGACCAGGTGGCGCTGATGCCATCCTTTTCAGCGGTCAGCACGCCATAGCCGCGCCATTTGGGATAGCCGCCATTGCCCCCGCCAATAAAGCCGTCGAAATGGATCGGTGCCCCGCCCGGAAAGGGGTAGACGATATATTCGTTCAGCCATGTCGCATTGACGTCGAGCGAAAACGACACATCGCCCAGCATCCGGTTATAGACCAGGCCAAGATCGAGGCCGCTCATTTGCTCGCGTCCCGTATTGATCGGCTGCGCCGACAAGTAGGTGACTTCGCCGGTCAAGGAACTGCGCGTGAAATCGTCGCAGAAAGGGTGCGAGAGATTTTGACTGGCGTAGCAGACGGCAAGCTTGGTCGAGCCGGGAATGGCGCGGATCGCGTCCTTGATCCGGATATCGAACCAGTCGGCGGTCAGCGAAAGGCCGGGAACAATGCCGCGCGGTGAAATCACCGTTCCAACCGTCCAGCTTTTCGAGCTTTCGGGCTGAAGATTTTCATTGCCGCCAATGGTGGTGAGGATCGTCGAGCCTAGCTGCGTATAACCCGCCGGGACCCCCGACGCCTGGCAATTGGCGATCAGCGTGGCATTGCCGCTGCTTGAATAGTTGGAGCAGGGATCGGTGGTCGTCAGATTGCCTTCGGACACACCGCCGAACAGCTCCGGCACATTGGGGATGCGAAAGCCGGTGCCATAGGTGCCGCGCAGCCGAATGGCGTCGCTGATCATCCAGTCGACGCCCAGCTTGTAATTCCAGTCGCCGCCAAACAGATCATAATCCGAATAACGCACCGCCCCGTCGAGGGTCAGCGCCCGGAAAAAGGGCGTGTCGGCGAGCAGCGGCACCGACAGTTCAAGATAGGCTTCGCGCGCGGTGCTGGAGCCCGAAATCGGGTCCTGCTGGTTGGTGTTGGCAACGCCCGCCACCGTCAGCGGGTCCGGGTCGCGCCATCCTTTTTCCTTGCGATAGACGACACCCGTGGCGAAACCGACCGATCCCGCAGGAAGGGTGAAGAGATTGCCGGCAAGGTCGGCGCTGACCGTCGCCAGTTCATTGCCGCCATGGTCGCGCGAGGTGAAGAAGATATAGTCGCGCACCGCAGGGCTGATGTCCCCCGCCCCCAGATAATCGCCGCAGGGAATGGCCGCGCCCGGCGCTGTACTGCATTTCGCGGGGTCGAGCGTATTGGCCACATGCTCCAGATTGGCGATATTGGTCGAGCCATCGATGCCGGTGTTGCGGCCAAAGCTGCCCGACATTTCCCAGCGCCAGTCATTGGACAGGCTCCCGCGCAAGCCGAATGTGCCCTGCCAGGTGTTGGTTTCCTGGAAAAAGTGCCGCGGCCCCGGTTCGGCGAGACGGCGCTGGACCAGCACAATATCCTCGCCGGTGGGGTTGGTCGGATTGCTGGCCGAGATCGCAATATTGCGGAGCACTCCCGGCGTCGCAATCTGGTTCGATTTGCGGAAGGTGTAGAGAAACTCGCCAAAAGCCTGAATATCGTCACTGACGGCATAATCGGCGAAAAAGGCCGTGCTGATCCGCTCGACCGGGCTGACCGCATTGAGAAACGGCGCCGAATTGAAATTATGTTTTGCAGGGCTGTAGGGTTCATAGAAATCCCCGTCGCCGCCGGGGGTCTGGTTGAAGTTGATCTGCTGCCCATTGGGCAAAACCGCCCGTCCGCCGACGGTAGCGGCGCTGTTGGAACAGCTCAATGTCCCCGGCGCCACTTCACGCAGGGCGCAGGGCGCGCGGCTCGCCATATTGACCGCGCTGGTCTTTTGATAGGTCACCGCCGCCATGAAGCCGCCGCGATCGCCGCGCACACCCAACAGCAGGTCGGCGCTGAAATCGGCGCCATCGCCCTTTTCGGTGATGCCCTGGCGCAAGCTAAGCCCCAGCCCTTCATAATCGGTGCGGGTGATGAGGTTGACCACCCCCGCGACGGCATCGGCACCATAAATGGCCGAGGCGCCGTCCTTCAGCACATCGGTGCGCGCGAGGGCCGCCACCGGAATCATGTTGAGGTCGGGCGAGGAATTGGCGCCCGTACCGCCCGCGACGAGCCGACGACCGTTGAGCAGCACCAGCGTCCGCTTGATGCCGAGCCCGCGCAGATTGACCTGCGCCGTGCCATAGCCATTGCTCGCCCAATAGGCGGAGGATTGATTGCCCGCAAAACCGGCATTGGCGGGCAGGCGCTGCAACAGCGTCTCGACATTGACGATCCCGGTATTTTCGACCTGTTCCGCCGAAACGACGGTGGCAGGCCCCACTCCGGCCAGATCCTGACGCGGGATGCGCGACCCGGTGACGACAATCGCATCGCCTCCGCTTTCCACCCCAGCGGACGGCCCCGCCATATCCTGAGCGAAAGACGGAACGGTAAGAATCGAAAGACAGGCGAGCGCAACGCCCCCTGCGAGAAAATTGGCTTTAACGGTCATGCAACATCCCCCTGATGCTTTTTCGACACCGCCCGCTCATAATTGTATATACAAATGAAGGGCTTTTTTTTAATTTATATCAAATACTTATACGTCATATTGCCAGATGAACCGGCATATAGGATACGCGTCGGCTACCCCCACCCCTCAATTTTGGAGAAATTTAAGGCGAATGGCGTCCCGTGCTGCGTAAGAGTGTGACGCAGCAAGGCTCGGGACCGTAAGGAAATATCCGGGGAGCGATCGACCCAGAAGTGGACAATATGTCCTATGGTGGATTGATGCCAAACCTTGGCGGTGTGCAGACGGGAGTTGGTCGGCTCGCCCGCTCCTGAATTTTGGCTAGCTCTGGCCTGTCGTGCTTCGCGCTGAGCCGAAACGGGCCATCATGTCATAGGCGCTGCCCACAAATTGCTGGCGTACCAAAGTGATGCCCTCCTCGCCGCGCCAGGTCCGCCGCTCAACCAGCAGGCAGGCGGCAGCGACCGCGATCTTGAGGCGCATCGCCGTCAGATGATCGGCGGGAACGGCGGCAATGCGCGTTTCCGCTTCGGTCCATGGCACATGTTTGAGAAGCCATGCGCCGGGCGAGGCGGTATCGAAGGCCTGATCGGCGATATCGGGCACGGCGTTCAGACTGACCAACCGTTCTTCAAAGGCAAGCGGCGCGTCATCGGCATGATGCACCCCCTCTATTGCAAGCAAGGCGCCGCTTCCGGCCAATTGCACCTCATCG
It contains:
- a CDS encoding GNAT family N-acetyltransferase, with protein sequence MRTTPPPRDAEISFRRITALNVCEVSELSETLPDEQREAVADNGTSIAEGFCSQNAWFRAIYADEILIGFIMLHKGYDWDDGIECPGVYLWRFMIAHPFQKRGFGRRAIEIVITHLKTEGWRELYTSYGLGVGSPKEFYKSLGFEPTGDHYGEEPEAVLRFSDI
- a CDS encoding TonB-dependent receptor domain-containing protein, producing MAGPSAGVESGGDAIVVTGSRIPRQDLAGVGPATVVSAEQVENTGIVNVETLLQRLPANAGFAGNQSSAYWASNGYGTAQVNLRGLGIKRTLVLLNGRRLVAGGTGANSSPDLNMIPVAALARTDVLKDGASAIYGADAVAGVVNLITRTDYEGLGLSLRQGITEKGDGADFSADLLLGVRGDRGGFMAAVTYQKTSAVNMASRAPCALREVAPGTLSCSNSAATVGGRAVLPNGQQINFNQTPGGDGDFYEPYSPAKHNFNSAPFLNAVSPVERISTAFFADYAVSDDIQAFGEFLYTFRKSNQIATPGVLRNIAISASNPTNPTGEDIVLVQRRLAEPGPRHFFQETNTWQGTFGLRGSLSNDWRWEMSGSFGRNTGIDGSTNIANLEHVANTLDPAKCSTAPGAAIPCGDYLGAGDISPAVRDYIFFTSRDHGGNELATVSADLAGNLFTLPAGSVGFATGVVYRKEKGWRDPDPLTVAGVANTNQQDPISGSSTAREAYLELSVPLLADTPFFRALTLDGAVRYSDYDLFGGDWNYKLGVDWMISDAIRLRGTYGTGFRIPNVPELFGGVSEGNLTTTDPCSNYSSSGNATLIANCQASGVPAGYTQLGSTILTTIGGNENLQPESSKSWTVGTVISPRGIVPGLSLTADWFDIRIKDAIRAIPGSTKLAVCYASQNLSHPFCDDFTRSSLTGEVTYLSAQPINTGREQMSGLDLGLVYNRMLGDVSFSLDVNATWLNEYIVYPFPGGAPIHFDGFIGGGNGGYPKWRGYGVLTAEKDGISATWSTQWIGKATDFNADPGDIGYRTPNIFYHNLQLAYAVDDRTRFQIGVDNMFNRKAPFIQSYTDANTDTMTYDLLGRRFYAGFRTAF
- a CDS encoding PepSY domain-containing protein, producing MKIRWPLLVRRTHKWLALFVGVQALIWTVTGFYMVAVHIDIIHGDHLVREAPAAPFDLAGLAPPSRLVAAVPGVSEIRLQRFLERPVWRAQTPEGPRLFDARSGEPLARPSEIQIREQARRIYASDGAIVSVKLLTTAPIEMQSRKPPYWAVEFEGWNRPILYLSPDTGELISRRHALWRIFDFAWMLHIMDYDERSDVNNPLLRVATWSAFAMAATGAWLLIWSFPRRRRKKT
- the hutC gene encoding histidine utilization repressor; amino-acid sequence: MTLPLHERIRSEIEASILSGTLLPGARLPTEQQLMQQYGCARMTVNKALSALAAAGLIDRRKRAGSFVARPKVHSMVLDVPDLEQEVAQRGQAYRFNLIRRTVRIPHPDRPDEVQLAGSGALLAIEGVHHADDAPLAFEERLVSLNAVPDIADQAFDTASPGAWLLKHVPWTEAETRIAAVPADHLTAMRLKIAVAAACLLVERRTWRGEEGITLVRQQFVGSAYDMMARFGSARSTTGQS
- a CDS encoding PepSY domain-containing protein is translated as MKKIRLTPLFFRRIHKWVGLILGLQFLLWSLSGSVMALLDKDQVRAHASGMGHSHALAEGSYIAPSALPRAGEATGLVLRDLAMRPVYELRTAGQVQLFDALDGRQVQVDAALAESVAAMMNEAPVRETRLLAKPNLEARDHQGPMWRVDFADPANSSAYISAETGEFLVMRGDAWRTWDFFWMLHNMDYLNRSSFNHPLIIFVAFGTLWLSGTGFYLLFKSFSRADFRWLRRRRESRRKTLV